One Fibrobacter sp. UWH6 genomic window carries:
- a CDS encoding DMT family transporter, with translation MLSNSVKGIFYGCGAAICYGTNPLGALFLYREGLSPESVLCYRFATAIVLLALLMLFNRNRFAIKKAEILPLAVLGFLFAFCALTLFAAFNYMDAGLASTLLFLYPLEVALMMALIYKERLTAKTGAAIALSLLGIGLLYRGGEGGMPLSSIGLLLVFLSSFTYAIYIVFVNKANLQMGPLKLTFYVMIFCLLFLTLYSVSLGSGLPPLLQSPSSYGWALMLGFVPTVLSLVLMTKAVKIVGSTSTAIMGGLEPLTAVVIGVCVFGETLTIRLALGILLVLASVVVLAVKKK, from the coding sequence TTGCTTAGTAATTCGGTGAAGGGCATTTTTTACGGGTGTGGTGCCGCCATCTGTTACGGCACTAATCCGTTGGGAGCCTTGTTCCTGTATCGCGAAGGGTTGTCTCCTGAATCGGTGCTGTGCTATCGCTTTGCTACGGCCATTGTGCTGCTGGCTCTGCTGATGTTGTTCAACCGCAATCGGTTCGCCATCAAGAAGGCTGAGATTCTTCCTCTTGCGGTTCTTGGATTCCTGTTTGCCTTTTGTGCCCTGACTCTTTTTGCGGCTTTCAATTACATGGATGCAGGACTTGCCTCCACGCTACTTTTTCTTTATCCGTTAGAAGTAGCCCTTATGATGGCCCTCATCTATAAGGAACGCCTAACCGCCAAAACCGGTGCCGCCATCGCTTTGTCTCTTTTGGGGATCGGTCTCCTGTATCGAGGTGGGGAAGGGGGTATGCCCCTGAGTTCCATCGGGCTTCTGCTGGTATTCCTTTCTTCTTTCACTTACGCCATTTATATCGTGTTCGTGAACAAGGCCAATTTGCAGATGGGACCCCTGAAGCTTACCTTCTACGTGATGATTTTCTGCCTGTTGTTCCTTACGCTGTATTCCGTGAGCCTTGGGTCGGGGCTTCCTCCCTTGCTGCAGTCCCCGTCTTCGTACGGGTGGGCCCTGATGCTTGGTTTTGTACCTACCGTGTTGTCTCTGGTACTGATGACCAAGGCGGTTAAGATTGTGGGTTCCACTTCCACGGCGATTATGGGTGGCCTTGAACCTCTTACGGCTGTAGTTATTGGGGTTTGCGTCTTTGGAGAAACGCTGACTATAAGACTTGCGTTGGGTATTTTGCTGGTTCTTGCCTCGGTTGTCGTGTTGGCCGTAAAGAAAAAGTGA